Proteins co-encoded in one Armatimonadota bacterium genomic window:
- a CDS encoding M28 family peptidase, with the protein MTDAPAGSPVAHARRAQEADAIAAISGAQLLEYTRQIARWVRLSGSPDERQAFAYVEGVLRGLGLRTQLLEHDAFISLPGAARLRVTAPVRETLPCITHAFAAPTGPDGIRGELVYVGQGSADDYARTDVRGKIALVEGLGIGGKVRRAEEHGAIAQVFIHGEHTHETSVSPLWGPPTPETAHLLPRTPSFSVTRAVGARLKALLAQGPVRVRAWAEVDTGWRTIPLLVGDLPGEVEPDRFVLLSSHLDSWHYGAMDNGAANATVLEAIRVLVRGPRRRGLRVAFWSGHSHGRFAGSAWYADHFWFDLYRHCVAHVNVDSTGGRGATVLEEAPVMAETRALAAEFVRAIGGQDLRGRRIGRFADQSFVGVGLPSVFGTFSEQDAADPETRRGLSLFEHAGGRAAGLGWWWHTPEDTLDKIDEAFLVRDTRIYTGVLFRLLNEPALPLDYSATARELRDLLARYQAAGRGRLDLSAELAAAAALEDQADALRQALTAAAAAGDEARLRALNDVVMRLGRLLVPVNYTVRGPFEHDLGVALPPLPGLAAADALGTAAPESDEAKMLYVALRRQANRVRFALEEALAAIRAVL; encoded by the coding sequence ATGACCGACGCGCCCGCAGGCTCGCCGGTGGCGCACGCGCGCCGCGCCCAGGAGGCCGACGCCATCGCGGCGATCTCCGGAGCGCAGCTGCTGGAGTACACCCGGCAGATCGCGCGCTGGGTGCGGCTGTCGGGGTCGCCCGACGAGCGCCAGGCGTTCGCGTACGTGGAAGGCGTGCTGCGCGGGTTGGGCCTGCGCACGCAGCTGCTGGAGCACGACGCGTTCATCAGCCTGCCCGGGGCCGCGCGATTGCGCGTCACGGCGCCGGTACGCGAGACGCTCCCGTGCATCACCCATGCGTTCGCGGCGCCCACCGGGCCGGACGGCATCCGGGGCGAGCTGGTCTACGTGGGCCAGGGAAGTGCCGACGACTACGCGCGGACCGACGTCCGGGGGAAGATCGCGCTGGTCGAGGGGCTGGGCATTGGCGGGAAGGTCCGCCGCGCGGAGGAGCACGGCGCCATCGCCCAGGTGTTCATCCATGGCGAGCACACCCACGAGACCAGCGTCTCACCGCTGTGGGGACCGCCCACGCCTGAGACCGCGCACCTGCTGCCCCGCACCCCGAGCTTCTCGGTCACCCGCGCGGTGGGTGCCCGGCTCAAGGCGCTGCTGGCGCAGGGGCCCGTGCGCGTGCGGGCCTGGGCGGAGGTGGACACCGGCTGGCGGACGATCCCGCTGCTGGTGGGCGATCTGCCTGGGGAGGTCGAGCCGGATCGCTTCGTGCTCCTCTCCAGCCACCTCGATTCGTGGCACTACGGCGCCATGGACAACGGCGCGGCCAACGCCACGGTGCTGGAGGCGATCCGGGTGCTCGTCCGGGGCCCGCGGCGTCGAGGGCTGCGGGTTGCGTTCTGGTCGGGGCACTCCCATGGCCGGTTCGCCGGCTCGGCGTGGTACGCGGATCACTTCTGGTTCGACCTCTACCGGCACTGCGTCGCGCACGTGAACGTCGACTCGACGGGTGGCCGTGGCGCCACGGTGCTGGAAGAGGCGCCGGTGATGGCCGAGACGCGGGCGCTCGCCGCAGAGTTCGTCCGGGCGATCGGCGGGCAGGACCTGCGCGGCAGGCGCATCGGGCGCTTCGCCGACCAGTCGTTCGTGGGCGTGGGGCTGCCGTCGGTCTTCGGGACCTTCTCCGAGCAGGACGCCGCCGACCCCGAGACCCGCCGGGGCCTGTCGTTGTTCGAACACGCCGGGGGCCGTGCCGCCGGCCTGGGGTGGTGGTGGCACACGCCCGAGGACACGCTGGACAAGATCGACGAGGCGTTCCTGGTGCGGGACACCCGGATCTACACTGGCGTGCTCTTCCGCCTGCTGAACGAGCCCGCCCTACCTCTCGACTACAGCGCGACGGCACGGGAGCTGCGCGACCTGCTCGCCCGCTACCAGGCGGCGGGGCGCGGCCGTCTGGACCTGTCGGCGGAGCTCGCGGCGGCCGCGGCGCTGGAGGACCAGGCCGACGCGCTGCGGCAGGCACTGACCGCCGCGGCGGCTGCCGGAGACGAGGCCCGGCTGCGGGCACTCAACGACGTCGTGATGCGGCTCGGACGCCTGCTCGTGCCGGTGAACTACACCGTGCGCGGGCCGTTCGAGCACGACCTGGGCGTGGCGCTGCCGCCGCTGCCGGGCCTGGCCGCGGCTGACGCCCTGGGGACGGCCGCTCCCGAGAGCGACGAGGCCAAGATGCTCTACGTGGCACTGCGCCGTCAGGCCAACCGCGTGCGGTTCGCGTTGGAAGAAGCCCTCGCCGCTATTCGGGCGGTTCTCTAG
- a CDS encoding ABC transporter substrate-binding protein — translation MNALRWLHRSWPVLLAVALVGSAPAVPGWGQAKDTLVIALPFEVPTPDIHKATGLPILGMLAQIGDSLVVLDEKGNVKPWLAESWTTEDGGRSLVFKIRDNVKMHDGRTVTADDVVYSLERFRRLSIGRSALAMVESITAQPGNRVKITTRTPFAPLLKTFIYQTITVYSKAAIERVGDEEFSKHPIGPGPYRFVRLVRGDRMELEAFDQYWAGKPRIRRIVVRYVPDMSARVAALEAGDVDVIHDFTPQDAERIRSNPNLVFINPPSAGFIRFNMNTQRPPFNDVRVRQAMTYAIDRDAIVKQIFRGLARVSRSLVPANAVGYVETYDVYRYNPERARQLLREAGVPDLTFTFSYGAGRYLMDKEVAEAVQAQMARAGVTMRINQMEWGQFSAMIRLPLERNPSQMTMTWWRTVNGDADNAIGIYSRAELPPRGNNVPFYSSDEFERLYAAQQVETDPERRRALIRQLQQVLMQDLPSIPMYQQPIFWATRKHVAGFPKKVTSLSTVWPLYDVELK, via the coding sequence ATGAACGCATTGCGGTGGCTGCACCGGAGCTGGCCGGTGCTGCTGGCGGTCGCGCTCGTGGGGAGCGCGCCGGCCGTGCCCGGGTGGGGGCAGGCGAAGGACACGCTGGTCATCGCCCTGCCCTTCGAGGTGCCGACGCCCGACATCCACAAGGCCACCGGACTGCCGATCCTCGGCATGCTGGCCCAGATCGGCGACTCGCTGGTGGTGCTGGACGAGAAGGGGAACGTGAAGCCCTGGCTGGCCGAGTCGTGGACCACCGAAGACGGCGGACGGTCGCTGGTCTTCAAGATCCGCGACAACGTCAAGATGCACGACGGGCGCACGGTCACCGCTGACGACGTCGTCTACAGCCTGGAGCGCTTCCGGCGCCTGTCCATCGGGCGGTCGGCGCTGGCCATGGTCGAGAGCATCACCGCGCAGCCGGGCAACCGGGTGAAGATCACGACCCGGACGCCGTTCGCGCCCCTGCTGAAGACCTTCATCTACCAGACGATCACCGTCTACAGCAAGGCCGCCATCGAACGGGTGGGCGACGAGGAGTTCTCTAAACACCCCATCGGCCCGGGGCCGTACCGGTTCGTGCGCCTGGTGCGGGGTGACCGCATGGAGCTCGAAGCCTTCGACCAGTACTGGGCCGGCAAGCCCAGGATCCGGCGCATCGTCGTGCGCTACGTGCCCGACATGAGCGCCCGGGTGGCGGCCCTGGAGGCCGGCGACGTGGACGTGATCCACGACTTCACGCCCCAGGACGCCGAGCGCATCCGCAGCAACCCCAACCTGGTCTTCATCAACCCCCCGTCGGCCGGCTTCATCCGCTTCAACATGAACACCCAGCGGCCGCCCTTCAACGACGTGCGGGTCCGCCAGGCGATGACCTACGCCATCGACCGCGACGCCATCGTCAAGCAGATCTTCCGTGGCCTGGCCCGGGTCTCCCGCTCGCTGGTGCCCGCCAACGCCGTCGGGTACGTCGAGACCTACGACGTCTACCGGTACAACCCCGAGCGCGCGCGGCAGCTGCTGCGGGAGGCCGGCGTGCCCGACCTCACCTTCACCTTCAGCTACGGTGCCGGCCGCTACCTGATGGACAAGGAAGTGGCCGAAGCGGTGCAGGCGCAGATGGCCCGGGCCGGCGTGACCATGCGCATTAACCAGATGGAGTGGGGGCAGTTCTCGGCCATGATCCGCCTGCCGCTGGAGCGCAACCCCAGCCAGATGACCATGACCTGGTGGCGCACCGTGAACGGCGACGCCGATAACGCCATCGGCATCTACTCGCGGGCCGAGCTGCCGCCGCGGGGCAACAACGTGCCCTTCTACTCGTCCGACGAGTTCGAACGCCTCTACGCAGCCCAGCAGGTCGAGACCGACCCCGAGCGGCGCCGCGCGCTGATCCGCCAGCTCCAGCAGGTCCTGATGCAGGACCTGCCGTCGATTCCCATGTACCAGCAGCCCATCTTCTGGGCCACCCGCAAGCACGTCGCGGGGTTCCCCAAGAAGGTCACGTCGTTGAGCACGGTGTGGCCGTTGTACGACGTGGAGCTCAAGTAA
- a CDS encoding tagatose 1,6-diphosphate aldolase — protein MTPTTPGKARGLARISDGAGRYAILAIDQRAQLLPLVTRGADAAAGAPGAALGALKRLLAEVLAGHVTGLLVDPTYGYHRVLPVLPRSVGLLLTLEDHRVETTPAGFRRSRLIPNWSVATAVRAGAEALKLLVFSHPAAPPDVARAQQALVREVGEACRVADRPFVLELLPYPLPGQAADEYARALPELSVELARTFAAPTYGVDLYKLALPGDPTHVREWGGTLYSLADLTEAMREITRLLPAPWVLLSGGMPGDRFVAAFRAALAAGARGYLAGRAVWWEAVQAYPDMERVRQALEADGVSVLRALNQALAEVPPVPVEAEWRLPVATEVVN, from the coding sequence ATGACACCCACGACACCAGGCAAGGCCCGCGGTCTCGCTCGCATCTCGGACGGCGCGGGCCGCTACGCCATCCTGGCCATCGACCAGCGGGCGCAACTGCTCCCCCTGGTGACGCGCGGCGCGGACGCCGCTGCCGGCGCCCCCGGGGCCGCCCTGGGAGCCCTCAAGCGCTTGCTGGCCGAGGTGCTGGCCGGCCACGTCACCGGGCTCCTGGTCGATCCGACCTACGGCTACCACCGCGTGCTCCCCGTGTTGCCGCGCAGCGTCGGCCTGCTGCTGACGCTGGAGGACCATCGGGTGGAGACCACGCCCGCAGGCTTTCGCCGAAGCCGCCTGATCCCTAACTGGAGCGTCGCTACGGCAGTCCGCGCAGGCGCCGAGGCCCTCAAGCTGCTGGTCTTCTCCCACCCGGCGGCCCCGCCCGACGTGGCCCGCGCGCAGCAGGCGCTGGTGCGCGAGGTGGGCGAGGCGTGCAGAGTCGCCGATCGGCCGTTCGTGCTCGAGCTCCTTCCCTACCCGTTGCCCGGACAGGCCGCCGACGAGTACGCCCGGGCGTTACCGGAGCTGTCGGTGGAGCTCGCCCGCACCTTCGCCGCGCCGACGTACGGCGTCGACCTGTACAAGCTGGCGCTACCGGGCGATCCAACACACGTGCGGGAGTGGGGTGGCACGCTCTACAGCCTGGCCGACCTCACCGAGGCCATGCGCGAGATCACCCGGCTGCTGCCCGCGCCCTGGGTGCTGCTGAGCGGCGGCATGCCCGGCGATCGGTTCGTGGCCGCCTTCCGGGCTGCGCTGGCCGCCGGCGCGCGCGGCTACCTGGCGGGGCGGGCCGTGTGGTGGGAGGCGGTGCAGGCGTATCCCGACATGGAGCGCGTCAGGCAGGCCCTGGAAGCAGACGGGGTGTCCGTGCTGCGGGCCCTGAACCAGGCCCTCGCAGAGGTCCCGCCCGTGCCGGTGGAGGCTGAGTGGCGGCTGCCGGTGGCGACGGAGGTGGTGAACTGA
- a CDS encoding amidohydrolase family protein has translation MSALEAFGAIDVHAHLAPRDALARLGWLRVADGETAVRVGDRWHAVPRALVDPDALLEDGAARGIGVRVVSLPPFLLRHDLPPDDGVAYSRAMNDGLALLARGAGGRLRVLATVPLQDPAAAAAEARRACDALGCDGVAIAASVAGRVELDDPALAPFWEACERLNALVFLHPHDVAGAARMQRYHLRNLVGNPTETALGAAHLIFGGVLARYPGLRVLLAHGGGALPWLLGRLDRGFAVRPECSGAAVPPSQQARRFFYDTLVFSPPALRALVEWVGPAQVVLGTDAPFDMSDPYPVTTVAQALGDADARHAVLAGNAARLLTSAQGGGPPPPAPSA, from the coding sequence GTGAGCGCGCTCGAAGCCTTCGGGGCCATCGACGTCCACGCGCACCTCGCGCCGCGGGACGCACTGGCGCGCCTGGGGTGGCTGCGGGTCGCCGATGGAGAGACAGCGGTGCGGGTGGGCGACCGCTGGCACGCCGTGCCCCGCGCGCTCGTGGACCCCGACGCCCTGCTCGAGGACGGTGCCGCGCGCGGGATCGGGGTGCGCGTGGTGAGCCTGCCGCCCTTCCTCCTGCGGCACGACCTTCCCCCGGACGACGGCGTGGCGTACAGCCGGGCGATGAACGACGGGCTGGCCCTCCTGGCCCGCGGGGCCGGCGGCCGTCTCCGGGTTCTCGCCACCGTGCCGCTGCAGGATCCCGCGGCCGCCGCCGCTGAGGCGCGGCGCGCGTGCGACGCGCTGGGCTGCGACGGCGTGGCGATTGCCGCCAGCGTCGCGGGCCGCGTGGAGCTCGACGATCCGGCCCTCGCGCCGTTCTGGGAGGCCTGCGAGCGGCTGAACGCGCTGGTCTTCCTCCACCCGCACGACGTCGCCGGCGCCGCCCGCATGCAGCGCTACCACCTGCGCAACCTGGTCGGGAATCCGACCGAGACCGCGCTTGGCGCGGCCCACCTGATCTTCGGTGGCGTGCTGGCGCGGTATCCGGGGCTGCGCGTGCTGCTGGCGCACGGGGGCGGCGCCCTGCCGTGGCTGCTGGGGCGGCTCGACCGCGGCTTCGCGGTGCGTCCCGAGTGTTCGGGCGCCGCGGTGCCGCCCAGCCAGCAGGCCCGACGGTTCTTCTACGACACGCTGGTCTTCAGCCCGCCGGCGTTGCGGGCGCTAGTGGAGTGGGTGGGGCCGGCCCAGGTGGTGCTGGGGACCGACGCCCCGTTCGACATGTCGGATCCGTATCCCGTGACGACGGTCGCGCAGGCGTTGGGCGACGCCGATGCTCGTCACGCCGTGCTGGCGGGCAACGCCGCCCGGCTGCTGACGTCGGCCCAGGGGGGCGGCCCGCCGCCCCCGGCGCCGTCCGCCTGA
- a CDS encoding IclR family transcriptional regulator, which translates to MRHRLPYQSRRRAAGWRANGTSSLAKGLGLLDAFSLERPGLTLAELTAASGLPRATVHRLLSALRALGYVHYDPPTRQFRLGYKLLERGYLVAEQIELRPVARPHLERLRDETGETVSLQVVDGDEGVYVEKLEPLAGFRLWTRVGMRRPLHAGCSMKVLLAHLPPERIDAILQRGLPRLTRLTITNPDALRRDLAAIRAQGYSVTFGESHDGVHGVAAPIRDHTGRVVASVSVLAPAARIPKSRIPELIEKVTDTARRISRDLGYVGPPVVAGDAGRKGRGTTP; encoded by the coding sequence GTGAGACACAGGCTTCCATACCAATCCCGCCGGCGCGCTGCCGGGTGGCGCGCCAACGGCACCTCCAGCCTGGCCAAAGGGCTGGGGCTGCTCGACGCGTTCTCGCTGGAACGCCCCGGATTGACCCTGGCGGAGCTCACCGCCGCCTCGGGGCTGCCCCGCGCCACGGTCCACCGGCTGCTCAGCGCCCTCCGCGCCCTGGGCTACGTGCACTACGATCCGCCCACGCGGCAGTTCCGCCTGGGCTACAAGTTGCTCGAGCGAGGCTACCTGGTGGCGGAGCAGATCGAGCTGCGTCCCGTGGCGCGGCCGCACCTGGAACGGCTGCGCGACGAAACCGGGGAGACCGTCTCGCTCCAGGTGGTGGACGGCGACGAGGGCGTCTACGTCGAGAAGCTCGAGCCCCTTGCGGGATTTCGGCTGTGGACGCGGGTGGGGATGCGCCGGCCCCTCCACGCCGGCTGCTCGATGAAGGTGCTGCTGGCCCACCTGCCGCCTGAGCGGATCGACGCCATCCTGCAGCGCGGGCTGCCGCGCCTGACGCGGTTGACGATCACCAACCCCGACGCGCTGCGCCGCGACCTGGCCGCCATCCGGGCGCAGGGCTACAGCGTGACGTTCGGGGAGTCGCACGACGGGGTGCACGGCGTGGCGGCGCCGATCCGCGACCACACGGGCCGCGTGGTGGCCAGCGTCAGCGTGCTGGCGCCGGCGGCTCGCATTCCCAAGAGCCGCATCCCCGAGCTCATCGAGAAGGTGACCGACACCGCCCGGCGGATCTCTCGTGATCTCGGCTACGTAGGCCCTCCAGTCGTGGCTGGCGACGCCGGGAGGAAGGGGCGGGGCACCACACCGTGA
- a CDS encoding cysteine hydrolase: MALPPEVELQIELARSALLLIDLQRRHVDPAVSYHPIAPETTARIVAAARQALEVARAHGVPVVHVATYSRRPSPWGFVDHHNPFWAYQTGKIVPGMGRPRQTGKNVEGSVYAEILPELAPQRDEPVVVKRRYSAFYGTDLELVLRGLRTETLFVLGVNTNNCVLATVFDAFSRDLRVVVLADACGSMNGEDYHRAALRQVEAALGFTMTVGEFADLVARRRGAEVRA, from the coding sequence ATGGCGCTACCACCGGAAGTCGAACTCCAGATCGAACTGGCCCGGAGCGCGTTGCTGCTCATCGACCTGCAGCGGCGACACGTGGATCCCGCGGTGAGCTACCACCCCATCGCCCCGGAGACCACGGCGCGGATCGTGGCGGCGGCCCGGCAGGCCCTGGAGGTCGCGCGCGCCCACGGCGTGCCCGTGGTGCACGTGGCCACCTACTCGCGGCGGCCCTCCCCGTGGGGGTTCGTCGACCACCACAACCCCTTCTGGGCCTACCAGACCGGCAAGATCGTCCCGGGCATGGGCCGCCCCCGGCAGACCGGGAAGAACGTGGAAGGGTCCGTCTACGCCGAGATCCTGCCCGAGCTCGCCCCGCAGCGCGACGAGCCCGTGGTCGTCAAGCGCCGGTACTCGGCGTTCTACGGCACCGATCTCGAGCTGGTGCTGCGGGGGCTGCGGACCGAGACCCTGTTCGTGCTGGGCGTGAACACCAACAACTGCGTGCTCGCCACCGTCTTCGACGCCTTCAGCCGCGACCTGCGCGTCGTGGTGCTGGCCGACGCCTGCGGGTCGATGAACGGCGAGGACTACCACCGGGCGGCGCTGCGGCAGGTGGAAGCCGCCCTGGGGTTCACCATGACCGTGGGGGAGTTCGCCGACCTGGTCGCGCGCCGGCGTGGTGCGGAGGTGCGGGCATGA
- a CDS encoding M24 family metallopeptidase yields MAVAERPAADIYPKFSAAEYQRRHALLRELLIARGLDGAIVYGGYKDLYQANARWLTGMRESMQFYAFFPRDGAPAAWNSLYPHLHAARRMSAIADTQWGGASIAHTVARHIRALGLAAGRLGLVGVHSRRGITLPMDHYLIWREELPQAEFVNITRDVENLQQVKSEEELAFYRRGAAYTDYAMAELIKAIRPGVTEVALYGRILSAAYECGGDALDVVLIGSTAQDAPDMPYPRHVPSQRAIQPGDVVLNEISVGYGGCSGQLIVPISVGAPTPEYRDLYRVAREAFERVRAVLRPGATQDDILEAARPITDAGLAAEAPIVHGWPNPPMFPILPVGKPAETYSPEPFVLQANQLIMIEPNPTTPDLRRGVFLGALCVVTPEGGRCLQEHPLDFAVV; encoded by the coding sequence ATGGCAGTCGCCGAACGACCGGCCGCGGACATCTACCCGAAGTTCTCGGCCGCCGAGTACCAGCGCCGTCACGCCCTGCTGCGCGAGTTGCTGATCGCCAGGGGGTTGGACGGCGCCATCGTGTACGGCGGGTACAAGGACCTCTACCAGGCCAACGCCCGCTGGCTGACAGGCATGCGCGAGTCGATGCAGTTCTACGCGTTCTTCCCCAGAGACGGCGCGCCGGCGGCCTGGAACTCGCTCTACCCCCACCTGCACGCGGCACGGCGCATGTCGGCCATCGCCGACACCCAGTGGGGCGGGGCCAGCATCGCCCACACCGTGGCCCGACACATCCGGGCGCTGGGGCTTGCGGCCGGCCGGCTGGGCCTGGTGGGCGTGCACTCGCGGCGGGGGATCACCCTGCCCATGGACCACTACCTGATCTGGCGCGAGGAGCTGCCCCAGGCCGAGTTCGTGAACATCACCCGGGACGTCGAGAACCTCCAGCAGGTCAAGAGCGAGGAGGAGCTGGCCTTCTACCGCCGCGGCGCCGCGTACACCGACTACGCTATGGCCGAACTGATCAAGGCCATCCGGCCGGGCGTCACCGAGGTCGCGCTCTACGGGCGTATCCTGTCGGCGGCGTACGAGTGCGGCGGCGACGCCCTGGACGTGGTGCTCATCGGCAGCACGGCCCAGGACGCGCCCGACATGCCCTACCCACGGCACGTCCCCAGCCAGCGTGCGATCCAGCCGGGGGACGTCGTCCTCAACGAGATCAGCGTGGGCTACGGGGGCTGCTCCGGGCAGTTGATCGTTCCCATCAGCGTGGGCGCCCCAACGCCCGAGTACCGGGACCTCTACCGGGTGGCCCGCGAGGCGTTCGAACGGGTCCGGGCGGTGTTGCGGCCCGGCGCGACCCAGGACGACATCCTGGAGGCCGCGCGGCCGATCACCGACGCCGGCCTGGCGGCCGAGGCGCCGATCGTCCACGGCTGGCCGAATCCCCCGATGTTCCCCATCCTGCCGGTGGGGAAGCCCGCGGAGACCTACAGCCCGGAGCCCTTCGTGCTGCAGGCCAACCAGCTCATCATGATCGAACCCAACCCGACCACGCCCGACCTGCGGCGCGGTGTCTTCCTGGGCGCGCTGTGCGTGGTCACGCCCGAGGGGGGCCGCTGCCTGCAGGAGCACCCGCTCGACTTCGCGGTGGTCTGA
- a CDS encoding ABC transporter permease, whose product MRPLTRVSATPDLPARAVAGDAAGVWTGRAGSAALAWRRFRRHRGAQMGLGVVLAFGLVALLAPVVAPYGPTDADLERRLQPPSRQHWLGMDQQGRDLFSRIVYGGRVSLVIGVIAVGVAAGVGIPIGALSGYRGGWLGQVLMGLVDVLLSFPAILVAIIIVALAGPGLRNAMLAIGIAQMPAYARLMRAEVIRLRAEMFVEAARAIGVPEGRILVRHILPNAAGPLIVQSTLNLAGAILSAAYLGFLGLGAQPPTPEWGAMLADGRTYLRTAPHVAVYPGVAVMLVVLGFNLFGDGLRDALDPRATRR is encoded by the coding sequence ATGCGGCCCTTGACCCGCGTATCCGCTACGCCTGACCTGCCCGCGCGCGCGGTGGCCGGCGATGCGGCGGGCGTGTGGACTGGCCGCGCCGGGTCGGCGGCGCTGGCCTGGCGGCGGTTCCGCCGGCACCGCGGGGCGCAGATGGGCCTGGGGGTCGTGCTGGCGTTCGGGCTCGTGGCGCTGCTGGCCCCGGTGGTGGCGCCCTACGGGCCCACCGACGCCGACCTGGAGCGCCGGCTGCAGCCGCCCTCGCGGCAGCACTGGCTGGGCATGGATCAACAGGGGCGCGATCTGTTCTCGCGCATCGTCTACGGCGGACGTGTCTCGCTGGTGATCGGCGTGATCGCCGTGGGCGTGGCCGCGGGCGTCGGCATCCCCATCGGGGCGCTGTCGGGCTACCGGGGCGGGTGGCTCGGGCAGGTGCTGATGGGGCTCGTCGACGTGCTGCTGTCCTTCCCGGCGATCCTGGTGGCGATCATCATCGTGGCGCTCGCCGGCCCGGGGCTGCGCAACGCGATGCTGGCCATCGGCATCGCGCAGATGCCCGCCTACGCCCGGCTGATGCGCGCCGAGGTGATCCGGCTGCGTGCCGAGATGTTCGTGGAGGCCGCCCGGGCCATCGGGGTGCCGGAGGGACGTATCCTGGTGCGGCACATCCTGCCCAACGCGGCCGGCCCGCTGATCGTCCAGTCCACGCTGAACCTGGCCGGGGCGATCCTGTCGGCGGCGTACCTGGGCTTCCTCGGGCTGGGGGCGCAGCCGCCCACCCCGGAGTGGGGCGCGATGCTGGCCGATGGCCGCACCTACCTCCGCACCGCGCCCCACGTCGCCGTCTACCCGGGCGTGGCGGTAATGCTCGTGGTGCTGGGGTTCAACCTGTTCGGCGACGGCTTGCGAGACGCGCTCGACCCGCGGGCGACGCGCCGGTAG
- a CDS encoding ABC transporter permease, with protein MRAYLARRMLVAIPSLLAVTVLVFVAMRVVPGDPAVLLAGDFATPETVAALRARWGLDRPLVVQYAVFMARLVRGDLGASIVSDLPVLDEILQRFRVTLVLALAAIGVAVLIGLSAGILGAIRPYSAWDYGSMVLALAGVSTPIFWSGMLLILLFAVRLSWLPAGGVASWQSFILPALSLGFFAAGIIARQTRSAMLDVLRQDYIRTARAKGVPERGVIQVHALRNALVPVVTIVGLEFGRLLGGAVLTETVFSLPGLGSFLVVSIFKRDYPVIQGVVLWLALAFVLINMLVDIVYAALDPRIRYA; from the coding sequence ATGAGGGCCTACCTTGCCCGCCGGATGCTGGTGGCGATCCCCAGCCTGCTCGCGGTCACGGTGTTGGTATTCGTCGCCATGCGGGTCGTGCCGGGCGACCCGGCCGTGCTGCTGGCCGGGGACTTCGCCACCCCCGAGACCGTGGCCGCGCTGCGCGCCCGCTGGGGCCTCGATCGCCCGCTGGTGGTGCAGTATGCGGTCTTCATGGCGCGCCTGGTCCGCGGCGACCTGGGCGCGTCGATCGTCAGCGACCTGCCCGTGCTGGACGAGATCCTGCAGCGGTTCCGGGTGACGCTGGTGCTGGCCCTGGCCGCGATCGGCGTCGCGGTGCTGATCGGGCTGTCGGCGGGCATCCTGGGCGCCATCCGGCCGTACTCGGCGTGGGACTACGGCAGCATGGTGCTGGCGCTGGCAGGCGTCTCCACGCCGATCTTCTGGTCGGGCATGCTGCTCATCCTCCTGTTCGCGGTGCGGCTGAGCTGGCTGCCCGCCGGCGGCGTGGCGTCGTGGCAGAGCTTCATCTTGCCGGCGCTGAGCCTCGGCTTCTTCGCCGCGGGCATCATCGCCCGCCAGACCCGGTCGGCCATGCTGGACGTGCTCCGCCAGGACTACATCCGCACCGCCCGGGCCAAGGGCGTGCCCGAACGGGGGGTCATCCAGGTGCACGCGCTGCGCAACGCCCTGGTGCCGGTGGTCACGATCGTCGGGCTGGAGTTCGGCCGGCTGCTGGGCGGTGCCGTGCTCACCGAGACGGTGTTCAGCCTGCCCGGGCTGGGCAGCTTCCTCGTCGTCTCGATCTTCAAGCGCGACTACCCCGTGATCCAGGGTGTGGTGCTGTGGCTGGCGCTGGCGTTCGTCCTCATCAACATGCTCGTGGACATCGTCTATGCGGCCCTTGACCCGCGTATCCGCTACGCCTGA